In one Leptogranulimonas caecicola genomic region, the following are encoded:
- the rplV gene encoding 50S ribosomal protein L22: MKHSDNASHVSATAKYVRVAPRKARLVVDQIRNKSVAQAVEILQFSNRAVAVDVEKVLRSAVANAYENKGFRPDDLVIVESYVDEGPTLKRIRPRAKGSASRINKRTSHITVTVAPRKEA; this comes from the coding sequence ATGAAGCATTCCGATAACGCGTCGCACGTTTCCGCGACCGCCAAGTACGTTCGCGTTGCCCCCCGTAAGGCACGCCTGGTCGTAGACCAGATTCGCAACAAGTCCGTGGCCCAGGCCGTGGAGATTCTTCAGTTCTCCAACCGTGCAGTAGCCGTGGACGTCGAGAAGGTCCTGCGCTCTGCTGTGGCCAACGCCTATGAGAACAAGGGTTTCCGTCCCGACGATCTCGTAATCGTTGAGAGCTATGTGGACGAGGGTCCCACCCTCAAGCGCATCCGTCCTCGCGCCAAGGGTTCGGCTTCGCGCATCAACAAGCGCACCAGCCACATTACCGTCACCGTTGCTCCTCGAAAGGAGGCGTAG
- the rpsC gene encoding 30S ribosomal protein S3: MGHKVSPTGFRLGVTENWRSRWYADKDYSKNVGNDLKIRKYLTKRLERAALSRVDIERAGKKVKVTIYTARPGLVIGKKGSEIDALRRELEKIAGVGKGDVNVDVIEIKRPELDASLVSQSIAEQLEQRIAFRRAMRKAVQSARKSGAKGIRIQCSGRLGGAEMGRREWYREGRVPLQTLRAKIDFSEATARTIMGACGVKTWIYVGEKLPGQPAPNPALEGTSRPRRRNERRGN; this comes from the coding sequence ATGGGACACAAGGTATCTCCCACCGGGTTCCGCCTGGGCGTCACTGAGAACTGGCGCTCCCGTTGGTACGCCGATAAGGACTACTCCAAGAACGTCGGCAACGACCTCAAGATCCGCAAGTATCTGACCAAGCGCCTCGAGCGTGCTGCCCTCTCTCGCGTGGACATCGAGCGCGCTGGCAAAAAGGTGAAGGTCACCATCTATACCGCCCGTCCCGGCCTGGTCATTGGCAAGAAGGGCTCCGAGATCGACGCTCTGCGCCGCGAGCTTGAGAAGATCGCCGGTGTGGGCAAGGGCGACGTCAACGTAGACGTCATTGAGATCAAGCGCCCCGAGCTTGATGCCAGCCTGGTCTCTCAGTCCATCGCTGAGCAGCTGGAGCAGCGCATCGCCTTCCGTCGCGCCATGCGCAAGGCCGTGCAGTCTGCTCGCAAGTCCGGCGCCAAGGGCATCCGTATTCAGTGCTCCGGTCGTCTTGGCGGCGCTGAGATGGGTCGTCGCGAGTGGTACCGCGAGGGTCGCGTGCCTCTGCAGACCCTGCGTGCCAAGATTGACTTCTCCGAGGCTACCGCCCGCACCATCATGGGCGCCTGCGGCGTGAAGACCTGGATCTATGTGGGCGAGAAGCTCCCTGGCCAGCCTGCACCTAATCCCGCACTCGAGGGCACTTCTCGTCCTCGTCGCCGCAATGAGAGGAGGGGCAACTAA
- the rplP gene encoding 50S ribosomal protein L16 → MLAPKRVLHRKVQRGSMKGHAKGGTKLNFGSWGIRAEEAHWITNRQIEAARIAMTRQMRRGGKVWITIFPDKPITKKPAETRMGSGKGNPEEWVAVVKPGRIMFEIDGVSEEVAKEALRLAQHKLPIRTKIVSRADQAEEE, encoded by the coding sequence ATGCTGGCTCCTAAACGCGTCCTTCACCGTAAGGTTCAGCGTGGCTCTATGAAGGGCCACGCCAAGGGTGGCACCAAGCTCAACTTTGGTTCCTGGGGCATCCGTGCCGAGGAGGCTCACTGGATCACCAACCGCCAGATTGAGGCTGCCCGTATCGCCATGACCCGTCAGATGAGGCGTGGCGGTAAGGTTTGGATCACCATCTTCCCCGACAAGCCCATTACCAAGAAGCCCGCTGAGACCCGCATGGGTTCCGGTAAGGGTAACCCCGAGGAGTGGGTGGCCGTCGTCAAGCCCGGCCGTATTATGTTTGAGATCGACGGCGTGAGCGAAGAGGTTGCCAAGGAGGCTCTGCGTCTGGCGCAGCACAAGCTTCCCATCCGCACCAAGATCGTCTCCCGCGCCGACCAGGCCGAGGAGGAGTAA
- the rpmC gene encoding 50S ribosomal protein L29 codes for MKSKEIRELTDEQLASKLDEARAELFNLRFQMATSQLDNTARVSNVKRDIARIQTEMRAREIAAANAAN; via the coding sequence ATGAAGTCCAAAGAGATTCGCGAGCTTACTGACGAGCAGCTCGCTTCGAAGCTCGATGAGGCCCGCGCGGAGCTCTTCAACCTCCGCTTCCAGATGGCCACGAGCCAGCTTGACAACACTGCCCGTGTGTCCAATGTCAAGCGTGACATTGCTCGTATTCAGACCGAGATGCGCGCCCGCGAGATCGCGGCCGCCAATGCTGCAAACTAG
- the rpsQ gene encoding 30S ribosomal protein S17 — protein sequence MSDSRNSRKVRTGVVSSISGDKTITVQITERKPHSKYGKMITVSKKLHAHDENNEAGLGDTVTVMETRPLSKTKRWRLVEIVEKAK from the coding sequence ATGAGCGATTCCCGCAATTCGCGCAAGGTTCGCACCGGTGTCGTGTCGTCCATCTCCGGCGACAAGACCATCACGGTCCAGATCACCGAGCGCAAGCCGCACTCCAAGTACGGCAAGATGATCACCGTCTCCAAGAAGCTCCACGCCCATGACGAGAACAACGAGGCTGGCCTCGGCGACACCGTCACCGTAATGGAGACTCGTCCCTTGTCCAAGACCAAGCGCTGGCGCCTCGTCGAGATCGTCGAGAAGGCCAAGTAG
- the rplN gene encoding 50S ribosomal protein L14, which translates to MIQQETMLTVADNSGARKVKCIKVLGGSKRRYAGIADVIVAAVQEATPGGNVKKGDVVRCVVVRTVKENRRKDGSYIRFDQNACVLIDKDGNPVGTRIFGPVARELRDHKYMKIVSLAPETL; encoded by the coding sequence ATGATTCAGCAGGAGACCATGCTCACCGTCGCCGATAACTCCGGCGCTCGTAAGGTGAAGTGCATTAAGGTCCTCGGCGGCTCCAAGCGCCGTTACGCCGGCATCGCCGACGTCATCGTTGCCGCTGTGCAGGAGGCTACTCCTGGCGGCAACGTGAAAAAAGGCGACGTAGTACGTTGCGTCGTCGTGCGCACCGTCAAGGAGAACCGTCGTAAGGACGGCAGCTACATTCGTTTCGATCAGAACGCTTGCGTTCTGATCGATAAAGACGGCAATCCCGTAGGTACTCGTATCTTTGGGCCCGTCGCCCGCGAGCTGCGCGACCACAAGTACATGAAGATCGTCTCGCTCGCACCCGAGACGCTGTAA
- the rplX gene encoding 50S ribosomal protein L24, protein MPKMNIKKGDLVEVLSGKDKGARSHVLRALPADGKVVVEGVALVKKAQRPTQTNQQGGFVSQEAAIDVSNVALVCPSCDKATRVGHAVNDEGKKVRVCKKCGNQF, encoded by the coding sequence ATGCCTAAGATGAACATCAAGAAGGGCGACCTCGTCGAGGTCCTCTCCGGCAAGGATAAGGGTGCCCGCAGCCACGTGCTGCGCGCTCTTCCCGCCGACGGCAAAGTCGTGGTTGAGGGTGTTGCGCTGGTCAAAAAGGCTCAGCGTCCCACTCAGACCAACCAGCAGGGCGGTTTTGTAAGCCAGGAGGCTGCCATCGATGTGTCTAACGTCGCTTTGGTATGCCCTTCCTGCGACAAGGCCACTCGCGTTGGCCATGCCGTCAACGACGAGGGCAAGAAGGTCCGCGTGTGCAAGAAGTGCGGCAATCAATTCTAA
- the rplE gene encoding 50S ribosomal protein L5 has translation MAEEKYVPRLKTRYEEEVRPKLVEQFGYTNPMTVPQIEKIVVNMGVGEAATDAKAIDAAVADLRQITGQQPMVTRARKSIATFHLRAGMPIGAKVTLRKDRMWDFLDRLIDIATPRIRDFRGLPVKSFDGRGNYSLGVTEQTIFPEIDFDKVDHVRGMDITIVTTAKTDEEGKALLEGFNFPFKKNGK, from the coding sequence ATGGCAGAAGAGAAGTATGTTCCTCGTCTCAAGACCCGCTATGAGGAAGAGGTTCGTCCCAAGCTGGTAGAGCAGTTTGGCTACACCAACCCCATGACCGTTCCTCAGATTGAGAAGATCGTAGTCAATATGGGTGTGGGCGAGGCCGCTACCGATGCTAAGGCTATAGACGCCGCTGTGGCTGACCTACGTCAGATCACTGGTCAACAGCCCATGGTAACCCGTGCTCGTAAGTCCATCGCCACCTTCCACCTGCGTGCCGGTATGCCCATTGGCGCCAAAGTCACTCTGCGCAAGGACCGTATGTGGGACTTCCTGGACCGCCTTATTGACATTGCCACCCCTCGTATCCGCGACTTCCGTGGTTTGCCAGTCAAGAGCTTTGACGGTCGTGGCAATTATTCACTGGGCGTCACTGAGCAAACCATCTTCCCCGAGATCGATTTTGACAAGGTCGATCACGTGCGCGGTATGGATATCACCATCGTTACTACCGCCAAGACTGATGAGGAGGGCAAAGCCCTGCTTGAGGGCTTCAACTTCCCCTTCAAGAAGAACGGCAAGTAA
- a CDS encoding type Z 30S ribosomal protein S14, whose protein sequence is MAKTSMIVKSQRTPKYSTRLQRRCQRCGRPHSVYRKFGLCRVCLRELANKGDLPGVRKASW, encoded by the coding sequence GTGGCTAAGACTTCGATGATCGTCAAGTCCCAGCGCACGCCCAAGTACTCGACGCGTCTTCAGCGCCGTTGTCAGCGCTGCGGTCGTCCGCACTCGGTGTACCGCAAGTTTGGGCTGTGCCGTGTCTGCCTGCGTGAGCTGGCGAACAAGGGCGATCTCCCTGGTGTCCGCAAGGCCAGTTGGTAA
- the rpsH gene encoding 30S ribosomal protein S8: MNVNDPISDMLTRIRNANSAGKADVSMPSTKVLVEVARVLAEEGYIEGYVVNDTKPQKTLVITLKYGKKRARVIKGIKRISKPGLRKYSAAADLPRVLGGLGTAIISTSKGMMCDRDARTQGIGGEIIAYVW; the protein is encoded by the coding sequence ATGAACGTGAACGATCCCATCAGCGATATGCTCACACGCATTCGCAACGCCAACAGCGCAGGCAAGGCAGATGTTTCTATGCCTTCCACCAAGGTGCTGGTTGAGGTTGCCCGCGTGTTGGCCGAGGAGGGCTACATCGAGGGCTATGTCGTAAACGACACCAAGCCTCAGAAGACCCTTGTCATTACGCTCAAGTATGGTAAGAAGCGCGCTCGTGTCATCAAGGGCATCAAACGTATTTCTAAGCCTGGTCTGCGTAAGTATTCTGCAGCCGCTGATCTGCCCCGTGTGTTGGGCGGATTGGGCACTGCCATCATTTCCACCTCTAAGGGCATGATGTGTGACCGCGATGCTCGTACCCAGGGCATCGGTGGCGAGATCATCGCCTACGTTTGGTAA
- the rplF gene encoding 50S ribosomal protein L6: MSRIGKMPVQIPAGVTVTVDNKTVTVKGPKGELVRTFSPLVSFEVKDNEVVVTPENEEKEANAQWGLSRTLVHNMVLGVSEGFEKRLQLVGVGYRATLKGRDLDLSLGYSHPVIMPAPENITFEVPDNTHIVVKGISKEQVGQVAAEIRAKRPPEPYKGKGIRYIDEHVRRKLGKAAK, encoded by the coding sequence GTGTCCCGTATCGGTAAAATGCCTGTCCAGATTCCAGCCGGAGTCACCGTGACAGTTGACAACAAGACTGTGACTGTAAAAGGTCCTAAGGGCGAGCTGGTTCGTACCTTCTCTCCTCTGGTGAGCTTTGAGGTCAAGGACAACGAGGTTGTTGTCACCCCTGAGAATGAGGAGAAGGAAGCCAACGCCCAGTGGGGTCTTTCCCGTACCCTGGTGCACAATATGGTGCTAGGCGTGTCCGAAGGCTTTGAGAAGCGTTTGCAACTGGTTGGCGTTGGTTACCGTGCCACCCTTAAAGGCCGCGACCTGGATCTTTCTCTGGGCTACTCTCATCCTGTGATTATGCCCGCCCCTGAGAACATCACCTTCGAGGTGCCTGATAACACCCATATCGTAGTGAAGGGCATTTCCAAGGAGCAGGTGGGCCAAGTGGCTGCTGAGATTCGCGCCAAGCGTCCCCCCGAGCCTTACAAGGGCAAAGGCATCCGCTATATAGATGAGCATGTCCGCCGTAAGCTCGGCAAGGCTGCTAAGTAG
- the rplR gene encoding 50S ribosomal protein L18, with translation MNKQKAKKLGLKRRERRVRSKITGTAERPRLSVHRTNANIYAQVIDDVDSKTVCTCSTLDPEFRATGKLGSNKEAAELVGELIGKRALDKGVTTVTFDRGGRIYHGRVKALADGARKAGLKF, from the coding sequence ATGAACAAGCAGAAGGCGAAGAAGCTCGGGCTCAAGCGCCGCGAGCGTCGCGTCCGTAGCAAAATCACCGGTACCGCTGAGCGTCCCCGTCTCTCCGTGCACCGCACTAACGCAAACATCTATGCGCAGGTCATCGATGATGTCGATTCTAAGACCGTCTGCACCTGCTCTACCCTTGATCCCGAGTTCCGTGCCACCGGTAAGCTCGGTTCCAACAAGGAAGCTGCCGAGCTCGTGGGCGAGCTTATCGGCAAGCGCGCTCTGGACAAGGGCGTTACCACCGTCACCTTCGATCGTGGCGGTCGCATCTACCATGGCCGTGTTAAGGCCCTCGCTGATGGTGCCCGCAAAGCGGGCCTGAAGTTCTAG
- the rpsE gene encoding 30S ribosomal protein S5, with protein MARNPKQRDASDLQERVVFIHRVSKVVKGGRRFSLVALVVVGDGKGNVGLGMGKSAEVPLAIQKAVDDAKKNMFHVPVTDEGSVPHAVTGHFGAGRVLIQPAIEGTGVISGGSVRPLFELAGIKNVMSKSLGTANSMNVIKAAAEGLKQLESPEQVADRRGITVAKMFGTKEA; from the coding sequence ATGGCTCGTAATCCTAAGCAGCGCGACGCCTCCGATCTTCAGGAGCGCGTTGTCTTCATTCACCGTGTGTCCAAGGTAGTTAAGGGCGGTCGTCGTTTCTCCCTGGTCGCATTGGTAGTCGTAGGCGACGGCAAGGGCAACGTGGGTCTTGGCATGGGCAAGTCCGCCGAGGTGCCTCTGGCTATCCAGAAGGCCGTCGACGATGCCAAGAAGAATATGTTCCATGTTCCTGTGACTGACGAGGGCTCTGTGCCCCACGCCGTGACTGGCCACTTTGGCGCCGGTCGTGTACTTATTCAGCCAGCTATCGAGGGTACCGGTGTCATCTCCGGTGGCTCCGTGCGTCCTCTCTTCGAGCTGGCTGGCATCAAGAACGTTATGTCCAAGTCCCTCGGCACCGCTAACTCCATGAACGTTATCAAGGCCGCCGCAGAGGGCCTCAAGCAACTGGAAAGCCCCGAGCAAGTCGCTGATCGTCGTGGCATCACCGTTGCCAAGATGTTCGGCACGAAGGAGGCCTAA
- the rpmD gene encoding 50S ribosomal protein L30 — protein sequence MANTLKIKLVRSAVTQVKQDQTRTARALGLRRIGDVVEQPDNESIRGMIFKIKHLVEVEEN from the coding sequence ATGGCGAACACCCTCAAGATTAAGCTCGTGAGGAGCGCCGTCACCCAGGTGAAGCAGGACCAGACTCGCACCGCTCGTGCCCTGGGTCTCCGCCGCATTGGCGACGTTGTCGAGCAGCCTGATAACGAGAGCATCAGGGGCATGATCTTCAAGATCAAGCACCTGGTCGAGGTGGAAGAGAACTAG
- the rplO gene encoding 50S ribosomal protein L15, producing the protein MQLNDLRPAEGSRKNRKRVGRGNSSGNGTTAGRGTKGQLSRSGGGKGAGFEGGQNPLAMRLPKLPGFTNHNRIQYAPVNIARLEACFNDGDVVDGATLVEKGVIKKATQPVKVLGDGELTKALTVKVDKVSASAQAKIEAAGGKVD; encoded by the coding sequence ATGCAACTCAATGATCTTCGCCCCGCCGAGGGCTCCCGTAAGAATCGCAAGCGCGTGGGCCGCGGCAATTCTTCCGGTAACGGCACCACTGCCGGCCGCGGCACCAAGGGTCAGCTTTCACGCTCCGGCGGCGGCAAAGGCGCTGGGTTTGAGGGCGGCCAGAACCCTCTAGCTATGCGCCTTCCTAAGCTCCCCGGCTTCACCAATCACAATCGTATTCAGTATGCGCCTGTAAACATTGCTCGCCTTGAGGCCTGCTTCAACGACGGCGATGTGGTAGATGGTGCCACTCTGGTTGAGAAGGGCGTCATCAAGAAGGCCACTCAACCGGTGAAGGTTCTCGGCGACGGTGAGCTGACCAAGGCCCTTACTGTCAAGGTAGACAAGGTGTCTGCCTCCGCCCAGGCCAAGATCGAGGCCGCAGGAGGAAAGGTCGACTAA
- the secY gene encoding preprotein translocase subunit SecY, protein MLKGIANAFHVKELRDKILLTIGILVIYRIGAYLPVPGIPFQGMLNQFQTALDDQSALALLNLFSGGALARVSVFALGIMPYITAQIIMQMLQAVIPSLGEMAKEGDAGQRKITQYTRYVTVGLALLNAIGYLFLFKSDAYGIDFSAIAAPAWLLDTMVVLTMLAGAMIIMWLGEVITQRGVGNGMSLIIFANIMSGLPTAIFSSVSSSENGVVMTVLVILVILAVIPFIIYIERGQRRIPVSYAKRVSGRRVMGGQSTYLPVKVSTAGVIPIIFASAILYFPAQIAVFFPTVGWMQVFANAVSAGWLNWVLSVVLIVVFAYFYTSMVFNPEETADQLRKQGGYIPGVRPGATTAAYIKSVLDHITLPGAIFLALIAVVPSILFTFTSNTLIQAFGGTSILIMVGVALDTLTQVQSQLETHNYEGLFIR, encoded by the coding sequence GTGCTCAAAGGTATTGCCAACGCGTTCCATGTCAAGGAGCTCCGTGACAAGATCCTGCTGACGATCGGCATCCTCGTGATCTATCGCATCGGTGCTTATCTACCGGTGCCTGGTATTCCCTTCCAGGGCATGCTGAACCAGTTTCAGACTGCCCTGGATGACCAGAGCGCGCTCGCTCTCCTGAACTTGTTCAGCGGCGGCGCGCTCGCGCGCGTATCGGTGTTCGCTCTGGGCATCATGCCCTACATCACTGCCCAAATCATCATGCAGATGCTCCAGGCCGTGATTCCTTCTCTGGGCGAGATGGCCAAGGAGGGCGACGCCGGTCAGCGCAAGATCACGCAGTACACCCGTTACGTCACTGTGGGCCTGGCACTGCTCAATGCCATCGGGTATCTCTTCTTATTCAAGAGCGATGCCTACGGTATCGATTTCTCTGCCATTGCTGCCCCTGCATGGCTGCTGGACACCATGGTGGTGCTCACCATGCTTGCTGGCGCCATGATCATCATGTGGCTTGGCGAGGTTATCACCCAGCGTGGTGTAGGCAACGGTATGTCTCTCATTATCTTTGCCAACATCATGAGCGGCTTGCCAACGGCCATCTTCAGCTCGGTGTCCTCTTCTGAGAACGGTGTGGTTATGACCGTGCTGGTGATCCTTGTGATCCTGGCGGTTATTCCCTTCATCATTTATATCGAGCGTGGTCAGCGTCGCATCCCGGTGTCGTATGCAAAGCGTGTCTCCGGTCGCCGTGTGATGGGTGGTCAGTCCACCTATCTGCCTGTAAAGGTGAGCACTGCAGGCGTTATCCCCATCATCTTTGCCTCGGCTATCCTTTACTTCCCTGCACAGATCGCTGTGTTCTTCCCCACGGTGGGATGGATGCAGGTCTTTGCCAATGCCGTATCTGCAGGTTGGCTCAACTGGGTCCTGTCTGTAGTGCTCATCGTGGTCTTCGCCTATTTCTACACCTCTATGGTGTTTAATCCTGAAGAGACTGCAGATCAGCTTCGCAAGCAGGGCGGCTATATCCCTGGCGTGCGCCCTGGTGCCACTACTGCCGCCTATATCAAGAGCGTTCTGGATCACATTACTCTGCCGGGCGCCATCTTCTTGGCCCTTATAGCAGTGGTTCCCTCGATCTTGTTCACGTTCACCTCTAATACCCTCATTCAAGCCTTCGGAGGAACATCCATCCTCATCATGGTGGGTGTTGCTCTAGACACTCTGACTCAGGTTCAGAGTCAGCTTGAGACCCATAACTACGAGGGCCTGTTCATTCGTTAA
- a CDS encoding adenylate kinase — translation MNIVLLGAPGAGKGTQAQMLVERYGLDHISTGDLLRAAVKAGTPLGLEAKSYMDAGQLVPDSVVIGLVKERLATPAAQKGFILDGFPRNTAQAETLDTELEGMGKKLDAALLVDVAPEVIIDRLSSRRVCRTCGYTGTAADKVCPRDGGEMYQRDDDKPETIKKRLDVYEEKTAPLVDYYRESAILREVDGDRPQAEVFDDVVALLGL, via the coding sequence ATGAATATCGTCCTACTCGGGGCGCCTGGCGCCGGTAAGGGTACTCAGGCTCAGATGCTGGTTGAGCGTTATGGTCTTGATCACATCTCTACTGGTGACCTATTGCGTGCCGCTGTGAAAGCAGGGACACCTTTGGGCCTTGAGGCCAAAAGCTATATGGATGCAGGTCAGCTCGTGCCTGATTCTGTTGTAATTGGTCTTGTGAAAGAGCGTCTCGCTACTCCAGCTGCACAAAAGGGATTCATTCTTGATGGTTTCCCTCGCAACACTGCTCAAGCAGAAACTTTGGATACCGAGCTTGAGGGTATGGGGAAGAAGCTTGATGCGGCACTTCTTGTCGACGTCGCACCCGAGGTCATCATTGATCGTTTGAGCTCTCGTCGTGTGTGCCGTACTTGTGGTTATACCGGTACCGCTGCCGATAAGGTCTGTCCACGCGATGGTGGCGAAATGTATCAGCGTGATGACGACAAGCCTGAAACCATTAAAAAGCGCTTGGATGTCTATGAAGAGAAGACTGCTCCTCTGGTGGATTACTACCGTGAGAGTGCCATCCTTCGCGAAGTGGACGGCGATCGACCGCAGGCCGAGGTCTTTGATGACGTCGTCGCCCTCCTGGGCCTCTAG
- the map gene encoding type I methionyl aminopeptidase: MIKFKTSAEIESMKAAGAVSKAALRCVGAAIVPGVRALDLDRIAESVIRANGGVPAFKGYMGFPSSICCSVNDQIVHGIPTDDVVVKNGDIVSIDTGAIVNGWVGDNAWTFFCGTPSLQDKELCEVTRDCLKIAIKQAVPGNHLGDIGHAVQEHAERHGFGVIRDYAGHGIGREMHEEPSVRNFGHKGRGIKIQEGMVLAIEPMIVRGAYQTQVERNRWTVVSRDHSTAAHYENTVAVTADGPVILTSDGKGPWCPLEGGVA, encoded by the coding sequence ATGATCAAATTTAAAACATCGGCAGAGATTGAGTCGATGAAAGCAGCCGGGGCCGTTTCTAAAGCGGCCCTGCGTTGCGTTGGAGCGGCAATTGTCCCAGGAGTGAGAGCTCTTGATCTAGACAGGATCGCAGAGTCTGTCATACGAGCCAATGGTGGTGTTCCTGCTTTCAAAGGGTATATGGGCTTTCCGTCCTCTATCTGTTGTTCTGTCAACGACCAGATAGTTCATGGTATTCCCACTGATGATGTCGTGGTTAAGAACGGCGATATCGTTTCTATAGATACCGGCGCCATTGTCAACGGTTGGGTAGGGGATAACGCCTGGACGTTCTTTTGCGGCACTCCTAGTCTTCAAGATAAAGAGCTCTGCGAAGTCACTCGTGACTGTTTGAAGATTGCCATTAAGCAAGCTGTGCCAGGAAATCACCTAGGTGACATTGGCCATGCAGTTCAAGAGCACGCGGAACGTCATGGTTTTGGAGTCATTCGCGACTATGCAGGTCATGGTATAGGCCGTGAGATGCACGAAGAGCCTTCTGTAAGGAATTTTGGCCATAAAGGTCGAGGCATCAAGATTCAAGAGGGTATGGTATTGGCTATCGAGCCAATGATCGTGCGAGGCGCTTACCAAACTCAAGTCGAGCGCAATCGTTGGACGGTAGTGAGTCGTGACCATTCTACGGCAGCCCATTATGAGAACACGGTGGCTGTAACAGCAGATGGTCCAGTGATCCTCACCTCAGACGGGAAGGGTCCTTGGTGTCCTCTGGAGGGTGGAGTAGCTTAG
- the infA gene encoding translation initiation factor IF-1: protein MSKQDAIELEGKVLEPLPNAMFNVELENGHTILCTISGKIRMNYIRILPGDRVVVEMSPYDLTRGRITYRYK, encoded by the coding sequence GTGAGCAAACAAGACGCAATCGAACTGGAGGGCAAGGTGCTTGAGCCGCTGCCCAATGCCATGTTCAATGTGGAGCTGGAGAATGGACACACGATTCTCTGCACCATTTCAGGCAAGATCCGTATGAACTACATTCGTATTTTGCCAGGTGACCGCGTGGTAGTGGAGATGTCTCCCTACGACCTTACGCGTGGTCGCATTACCTACCGCTACAAATAG
- the rpmJ gene encoding 50S ribosomal protein L36, translating into MKVRPSVKKMCDKCKIIRRHGKVLVICENPRHKQRQG; encoded by the coding sequence ATGAAGGTCCGTCCCTCTGTCAAGAAGATGTGCGACAAGTGCAAGATCATTAGGCGCCATGGCAAGGTGCTCGTAATCTGCGAGAACCCCCGCCACAAGCAGCGTCAGGGTTAA
- the rpsM gene encoding 30S ribosomal protein S13, translated as MARINGVDLPREKRVEIGLTYIYGIGRTTAEKICAATGVDPDTRVRDLTDEEVAKMRDYIDAHYTVEGDLRRETRQNIARLMEIGCYRGLRHRKGLPVRGQRTHTNARTRKGKKRQIGAKKRG; from the coding sequence GTGGCCCGTATTAACGGTGTCGACCTCCCGCGCGAGAAGCGCGTTGAGATCGGTCTTACCTATATCTATGGCATCGGCCGCACTACAGCCGAGAAGATCTGCGCCGCCACTGGCGTGGACCCCGATACCCGCGTCCGCGACCTCACTGATGAAGAGGTTGCCAAGATGCGTGATTACATCGACGCTCACTACACCGTCGAAGGCGATCTCCGTCGTGAGACTCGTCAAAATATCGCCCGCCTGATGGAGATCGGCTGCTATCGCGGTCTTCGCCATCGCAAGGGTCTTCCTGTCCGCGGTCAGCGCACCCATACTAACGCTCGCACCCGTAAGGGTAAGAAGCGCCAGATCGGTGCCAAGAAGAGGGGCTAA
- the rpsK gene encoding 30S ribosomal protein S11, with translation MAQKKNAKTTRIRRAERKNIAVGQAHIKSTFNNTIISITDPQGNVIAWQSAGTVGFKGSRKSTPFAAQMAAEACAKTAMEHGMHSVAVFTKGPGSGRETAIRSLQAAGLEVKSIQDKTPIPHNGCRPRKRRRQ, from the coding sequence ATGGCTCAGAAGAAGAACGCTAAGACGACGCGCATCCGTCGCGCCGAACGCAAGAACATTGCTGTGGGTCAGGCCCACATCAAGAGCACGTTCAATAACACGATTATTTCCATCACCGATCCGCAGGGCAACGTCATTGCTTGGCAGTCTGCTGGCACCGTGGGATTCAAGGGCTCTCGCAAGTCCACCCCCTTTGCCGCCCAGATGGCCGCTGAAGCCTGTGCCAAGACCGCTATGGAGCACGGCATGCACTCTGTAGCCGTCTTCACCAAGGGCCCTGGCTCTGGCCGTGAGACTGCTATTCGCTCACTCCAGGCCGCTGGCCTTGAGGTGAAGAGCATTCAGGACAAGACGCCCATTCCGCACAACGGTTGCCGTCCGCGCAAGCGTCGTCGCCAGTAA